In one Paenibacillus sp. JQZ6Y-1 genomic region, the following are encoded:
- a CDS encoding sensor histidine kinase has protein sequence MSIRLRLTVWYSGILAVTLMLFSVAIYAFVYFNTYQDLRDRLLDQATHTEILPVPVDSTRVQLWISQEDHNRLTEAGFRVKLGNYTDSSLELSDTGSFFKSPPVNKIPIEPQQVQYKSRTYLVYYSPILNLDQAISGPKNQILGVRIVATDMTDSQQLFGDLRVTLIVGSLATLFIAFTLGLFLARKSMAPIGKVIKAANQIQDGKDLSVRIDYDGPADEIGQLISTVNGMFGRTEVFYKELAEAYTAQRRFVSDASHELRTPLTTIRGNVDLLQKAWNKKPDEAPHLDEAMLKELSMEAINDISDEAKRMSRLVNDMLSLARADAGQTIMKDALPAGELLEEVVRRAQFIPHRADWQPDVSPQLHEYFVYGNKDYLQQMLFIFIENAFKYTPEGIVTLDTVLYPDQIGIRISDSGIGMDQEEVPHIFERFYRADESRGVTPGTGLGLSIAKWIIDAHEGSVEVVTAKGKGTTFVIWLPLAAVPVESEILAEKLPDGEEILEMKPDRDTRKPSRRDAKKKSEKQAEKNGKGDNKSDYPFSL, from the coding sequence ATGTCAATACGCTTGCGACTGACAGTATGGTATTCCGGCATATTAGCGGTAACATTGATGCTGTTCAGTGTAGCCATTTACGCCTTTGTCTATTTTAATACGTATCAAGACCTGCGTGACCGTTTGCTCGATCAGGCGACTCATACGGAGATCTTGCCTGTACCTGTCGATAGTACGCGTGTACAATTGTGGATTTCGCAGGAAGATCACAATCGTTTAACGGAAGCAGGGTTTCGTGTCAAGCTAGGCAATTATACAGATTCGTCTTTGGAACTTAGCGATACGGGTTCTTTTTTTAAATCGCCGCCTGTGAATAAAATTCCTATTGAGCCTCAACAAGTTCAATATAAAAGCCGTACTTATCTCGTATACTATTCGCCTATTCTGAATCTGGATCAAGCGATTAGCGGACCCAAAAATCAAATATTGGGTGTGCGTATTGTTGCGACTGATATGACCGATTCTCAGCAACTCTTTGGCGATTTGCGTGTCACGTTGATTGTCGGCTCGCTGGCGACGCTCTTTATTGCGTTTACGCTCGGCTTATTCTTGGCGCGCAAATCCATGGCACCGATTGGTAAAGTCATCAAGGCTGCCAACCAGATTCAGGACGGAAAAGACCTTAGCGTGCGTATTGATTACGACGGCCCTGCGGATGAGATCGGTCAACTGATCAGTACAGTGAACGGGATGTTTGGACGGACGGAAGTCTTTTACAAAGAACTTGCCGAAGCCTACACCGCTCAGCGTCGTTTTGTATCGGACGCGTCTCATGAGCTGCGGACACCGCTAACAACGATTCGTGGGAATGTGGATCTGCTGCAAAAAGCATGGAACAAAAAGCCAGACGAAGCTCCGCATCTGGATGAAGCGATGCTAAAAGAGCTGTCAATGGAAGCGATCAATGACATTTCTGACGAAGCCAAACGGATGAGTCGTCTCGTGAATGATATGCTGTCGCTTGCACGCGCTGATGCTGGACAAACGATCATGAAGGATGCATTGCCTGCAGGTGAATTGCTGGAGGAAGTGGTACGCCGAGCACAGTTTATTCCACACCGCGCCGACTGGCAGCCAGACGTTTCGCCACAGCTGCATGAGTACTTTGTGTATGGCAACAAAGATTATTTACAGCAAATGCTGTTTATCTTTATTGAAAATGCGTTTAAATATACGCCGGAAGGTATCGTTACGTTGGATACCGTTTTGTATCCAGATCAGATCGGTATTCGGATTAGCGATAGCGGAATTGGTATGGATCAGGAAGAAGTGCCGCATATCTTTGAACGCTTCTATCGGGCGGATGAATCGCGTGGTGTAACGCCGGGTACAGGATTGGGGCTGTCTATCGCCAAATGGATTATCGATGCTCATGAAGGCTCTGTAGAGGTAGTTACCGCCAAAGGCAAAGGAACGACCTTTGTCATCTGGCTACCGCTAGCTGCGGTACCGGTAGAGAGCGAGATTCTGGCGGAGAAATTACCAGATGGTGAAGAAATATTGGAAATGAAGCCAGATCGCGATACGCGTAAACCAAGCCGTCGTGATGCGAAAAAGAAATCGGAAAAACAAGCGGAAAAGAACGGAAAAGGCGACAATAAGTCTGATTATCCTTTTTCTCTTTAA